The Bacteroidota bacterium genomic interval TATCAAGAGGCATTCAATCAGTATATCAGGAACGGCGGTCCTGCTTATGAAGCTAAATATAATTTTTCGCCGAAGCAAGCAATTTCGCTTATTAACAAATGTGGTGGTGTGTCATTTATAGCACATCCCGGTTGTTATTTGAATGATGATGCTATCTCTGAACTGATCAAAATGGAAATTGATGGCATCGAGACAGTTCATCCGGGTCATACTCCTCAAACTACCGAATCTCTAAAAAAGATTGCTAACACATATTTTTTATTAGAGAGCGGCGGCTCCGATTTCCACGGCGGCTTACGCGACGATGAAGATGCTTTTGGGAAATACACAATACCTTACAAATTTGTTAGTGCAATGAAGCGAAGATTATTTTGGTATTAGACATAAAAAATATAAGGTAATTAAACAATGCAAATATTAAGTGGTAATTTAACAGCAAAAGGACTCAAGGTTGCCTTGGTAGTCAGCCGATTTAACGATTTTATTACAAAAAGATTATTAGACGGCGCCATAGATTGTTTAGAGCGACATGAAGCTGATAATGAAAACATATCGGTCATTTATTGCCCCGGCGCTTTTGAAATTCCGCAAACGACACAACAGATTATAAACTCGGGTAAGTACGATGCAGTAGTTTGTGTTGGTTGTGTGATCCGTGGTGAAACACCCCACTTCGATTACATAGCCTCCGAGGTTACGAAAGGGGTGGCCCACATCGGGTTAAACTCAGAGATTCCTGTTACATTAGGAGTGCTTACCGCCGACAATTTAGAACAGGCAATCGAAAGGGCTGGTACCAAAAGCGGAAATAAAGGTTGGGATGCCGCTTTAAGTGCAATTGAACTTGCCAATTTATTTAAATCTTTCATTAAAAAAAGAAAATAATTTAAAGTGCAATTTTTCTTTCTCTTATTTTTAACTTTGAGTTTTACAATTTCCGGCTTCGGAGGTATCGGTGATTGGAAAACCTATACATCCCATAAACAAATCCGTTCGATATTCAAACAAAACAATTTGATTTGGGCTGCAACAAGCGGAGGCGTATTCAATTACAATTTTACCGACAGCAGCTATAAAATATTTACTACCCTCGACGGATTAAAAAACACCGATATAACTTCTATAGTCGCCGACAAATCGGGTTCAATCTGGATCGGATCTTCGAACGGTTATATCCATAATTTCAATCCTCAAAAATCAAAGTGGGTTTACTATAACGACATTTACTTTACAAATGCCACAGAAAAGAGAATTAATAATTTTTCGGTTTACGGCGACTCATTATTTATTTGTACACCTATCGGAGTTCATGTTTTATCAATTCTAAAGAGTGAGTTCGGCGATTCATACACAAAATTTGGCTTGGATAACCAAATCACTGGCAAAGTTAATTCTGTACTAATCCAAAACGATACTATTTGGGTTGCCACAAATGATGGAGTGGCATCGGCTTGGCGACGACATCCGAATTTAGCCGCGCCTCAATCGTGGAGTGTTTACAAAACTCCGCAAGGTCTACCTTCAAATCGAACCAGTACGATTTTATTACATAATGGGAAAATTTTTGCAGCAACTTCAAACGGGCTATCTTACCTCGAAGAAAATATATGGCGTCCAGTAAATTCTACATCGGGCAAAAATATTGTGGCTGCTTTTTCTTCGGCTGACAATTTATATTTTATCACACAATACGAATTATATAAATTCAGTAACGACGAAGTTACTCTAATCGAAAACCAATTTCCATCACTACTTGCTTCATTAATTGTTAACGACACTCAAATTTTTGTCGGAACTACAAATCACGGGGTTCAGCTTTTACAAAACAGCTCACTAAAAAGTATTATCCCTGCGGGACCACCTACAAATAATTTAATTGGATTAGCTATTGATGAACAAAACAATCTGTGGGCTGGAACCGGTACTTCAAACGGGCAAGGTTTTGTCCGCTTTGATGGTAAAATTTGGCACCATTATCACGAGGAAAAATATCCTGTATTGTTCAACCCAAATTATTATCGTGTTGATATCGGTTATAATAACACTAAATGGGTTAGCGGTTGGGGCCATGGTGTGGCATTATTGGGTAACGATAATCAAATTATAAAAGTATTCAATACAACTAACGGTTTACCTCCAACTTTCGTCAACAATCCTACGTATGTAGTTATAGCAGGAGTTGCCACTGATCCAGATGGAAATGCCTGGATTAATGTCCGAACCGGCAGAGGCGATACTCTTCTTGCAGTATATCGAAAAGATTCAACTTTTTCTTATATCAAAACACCCTCTTCTTCTTTTTCATTTATATCTACCGGAATAACAATTGATCAGAACCGAACAAAATGGCTATATACTGAAATTAACGGAGGCGGATTGTTTTTCTACTGCGACTCAGGTGTAGTTCGTGGCACTCTTCCCAACTCGAACTGGGGTAAAATTACAAAAGCAAATGGTTTATCGAGCGATAATATTTCGGTTGTGGATGTTGATAACGACGGTGAAATTTGGGCTGGCACTACTGATGCCGGAATTAATATTATCTACGATGCCCGAAATCCTCTCAATCGAATTGCTCCTTACAATCCGCTTCGAGGTCAAAAAATTAACGATATACTTGTCGATCCAACTAACCAAAAGTGGGTTGCAACTCCTCAAGGAGTTTTCGTCCTGAATCAAGACGGAACTACGATTACTGCTCAATACACATTTGAATCGACAAACGGAAAACTGCTCGATAACAATGTGCAATCACTCGTGATGAACAGAAAAAACGGAACCGTTTACTTCGGAACTGAAAAAGGCATGTCGGCATTACAGACTGCAGCAGCTACACCGGTTCAAACAATGGAACAGATTATTATTTCACCGAATCCCTTTGAAATTCCCTCATCATCTATGGTTACGTTCGATGGGTTAGTTGCAAATTCTTCTATAAAAATTTTAACAATTGACGGAACACTGTTAAGAGAATTAACTACACCAGGGGGCAGAGTTGGCATTTGGGATGGAAGAGATTCAAACGGCGAACTTGTTTCGACAGGTATATACATAGTGGTTGCATATAACGACGATGGTTCAGAGGTAGGACTCGGAAAAATTGTCGTAGTGAAAAAATAGTTTCACTATGGATATCGGCAATATTGTAACTGCGGTAATAATCAACTATCAAACTCCCGATTTAACGCAACAGGCTGTTGCTACATTCCGGAAATTTTATCCTGATTTGCAGTTAATTCTCATCGACAACGGTTCTGGCGACGAGTCAGCAAATATTTTAACAGATATACGAAACTCACAACCTGCTACAACAAAATTAGTAATCAATAAAACCAACATCCACCACGGACCAGCAATGCACGATGCAATAAATTTATGCAGCACCGATTTGGTTTTATTCATCGACTCAGATTGTGAAGTGCTGCGTGGCGGCTTTGTTGAAGCGATGATAGAACTGATCGAACAGGATATGCAAAATTATGCAATTGGGAAATTGGAAATTCTGAACAAACGGGGTTTTCTGGTAAAGCCAAATCAGACAGGCATCCGATATATCAGACCGATATGTATGATGATTCGTAAATCGCTTTATAGCATATTGCCCCCGTTTCAATTACACGGTGCACCTTGTCTTGCTAATATGAAAATAGCTGCTGTTCGAAATTTCTGTTTGATTGATTTTGATATTCACAAATTCATCTTCCATAAAGGCAGGGGAACCGCTTCGAAATTTGGATACGGCTTGGGAATAGGTGGAAAGGTTAATTACATACTAAATAAATTAAATTTGTAGGCGTTTGCATCAAACTACTTTTTGTTGTAGATTTAACACACTTAAAATGCTGCCAGGTTAAAAAGCCTGGCTTTTTTTACAATTTGAGTTGTAATAATGTTTGATGATTTAACACTAAAATTAGAGTCGGTTTTTAAAAAACTCCGCGGCTACGGAAAAATTTCGGAAAGTAACATCGCCGATTCGATGCGTGAAGTCCGTCGTGTTTTACTCGATTCCGATGTGAATTACAAAGTCGTTAAACAATTCGCCGAAGATGTTCAGAAGCGGGCTCTCGGTCAGGAAGTTATTGCAAGTATAAATCCCGGACAGCTAATAATAAAAATTATCCACAATGAGTTGGTAAAATTATTAGGTGAAACGAGGCAGGATATAAAATATTCGGTAATGCCTCCGACTGTCATAATGGTAGCCGGGCTTCAAGGATCGGGTAAAACTACGTTTTGCGCCAAACTTGCCAATCACTTAAAAAAGAAAGGCAACTTTCCGATGCTTGCAGCAGCCGATATTTACCGCCCCGCGGCTATCGATCAGTTGCTGATGTTAGGAAAACAAATTGATATTCCCGTTCATTACGACAGGAATAAAAATGCAGTTGAAATTGCTGTTGATTCAATTGACCATGCACGTAAATCGGCACGCGATGTTGTTATCATCGATACAGCGGGCAGACTTCACATCGACGACCAGATGATGAAGGAAGTTGAAACTATCAAGTCGCGTGTTAATCCGAACGAGATTCTTTTTGTTGTCGATTCGATGACAGGACAGGATGCAGTGAACACAGCGAAAGCTTTTCACGATCGATTGAATTTCGATGGTGTTGTTCTTACAAAATTAGATGGCGATACGCGAGGTGGTGCGGCTCTTTCGATTCGCTCAGTTGTAAACAAGCCGATTAAATTTGTTGGCGTAGGTGAAAAATTAGATGCACTCGAACCGTTTCATCCCGACCGGATGGCATCGCGCATCCTCGGTATGGGCGATATAGTTACGTTCGTAGAAAAAGCTCAACTTGAATACGACCAAGAGAAAGCACAGAAATTAGAAGAACGGTTACGTAAGTCGCAATTTACTCTTGAAGATTTTTTAGAACAACTTCAAGAAGTTAAAAAAATGGGTCCGATATCTCAGGTGCTGAGTATGATTCCGGGCTTGAATAAACTTCCGGCTGATACTGAGATTGATAATAAATCGCTTGTAAGAGTTGAAGCGGTAATACAATCGATGACAAAAGCTGAGCGTTCAAATCCGAACGTTATCAACGGCACCCGAAGGCGCCGGATAGCTACCGGCAGCGGCACATCGGTGCAAGAAGTAAATAGAGTTATGAAACAATTTTTTGAAATGCAGAAGATGATGAAGATGTTTTCGAGAGGTAAAATGCCAAAACATTTTCGCGGTTTAAAACTGCCTACTGCATAATAATGCAAAATTTATTTTTTTTTTATATATTAACATAAAACTGATAGGAGTCTAAATTTGGTCAAAATACGCTTAGCCCGCATGGGAAAGAAAAAGCAGCCGATTTATAAAATTGTTGCTGCCGATTCGAGATCACCCCGTGATGGACGTTTTCTTGAAGCAGTCGGAATATACGATCCCCGTTCAACACCGTCGAAGGTAGAAATAAAGGAAAATGTTTTGTTCAAGTGGTTGAAACGTGGCGCACAGCCAACAGAAACTGTACACAGTTTAATAAAACGCGAAGGTTTTCTGATAAAGTGGCGATTAATGAAAAAAAATGCTGACGACGCTACTATAGCTGCTGAGATGGAAAAATTTCAGATGGTAAAAACCGAGAAAGAACGTCACAAAGCCGAAAGAAAACTTCGTGTTAAAGCTGCACATAAAAAGAAAGCAGCCAGCGAAGTTGCCAGTAGCTCAACAGCTACTCCCTAAGCATTGATTCGTGTTCCGACTCGATGCAGGACGATGATAATCCATAAGTTTAATAATTCACAACGCACTTATAATTGTTAAAAGGAGCTAATCATGAAGGAATTCATCGAATTCATTGCAAAAAATCTTGTCGATAAACCGGAAGAAGTTTCTATCACCGAAGAACTGAGAGAAAGCAAAACTGTTTTCAAACTAAAAGTAGGTGAAAGCGACATTGGAAAAGTTATCGGCAAACAAGGAAAAACTGCTCAAGCTATGCGTACCCTCTTAAGCGCCGTCAGCGCCAAAGAAGGTAAACGGGTTATTCTTGAAATAGTCGATTAATTATTAAACAGTTCATTTATACGATAAATTTTAGATTTATCGGATAAGATTTATTTATTGAAAAACATTTATTATCAAACAAATGACACTTTATGCACTAGGAAAAGTTGGAAAAACCTACGGTATTCGAGGCCAATTTAAATTCAAACCGTTCATCGAATATCGAAAACGTCTTTTAACTCTCCTGCAAGTTTATATAGGCCCCAGCGAAAAAGAAGCCGTTCCTTATGAAATGTCCGATATAAGATTCAACCGGGACGGGGTTATTATAAGACTTCGCGAAATTACCAAACGTGAGCAAGCCAAAACTTTAAACAATCAGGTTCTGTTTGTTGACGAAAAAGATGCAGTACATCCTCCCGAAGGACATTATTACATACACGATATTGTTGGTTGCACAGTAAATTATGGACGGAAAAAAATAGGAAAAATAATTGACGTTCATCGGAAACGCGAAGGTTTTTCACAGGACATTTGGGTAGTAGAAGGCGAACCGGAAATTTGGATTCCCGTATTACCTGCATTTATTAAAAGCGTAGATATAAAAAAGAAGAAAGTCGCTGTTCAGAACGCCGACCCGTTTTTACCTGAAAAATAATTTTCAGGCATTGTAATGCGGATTGATATCGTCAGCGGGCTGCCTAAAATTCTTTTAAGCCCTTTAAATAACAGCATACTTAAACGGGCAAAGAAGAGTAAGAAAGTTCAGATTCTCATACACGACTTACGTAAGTTTGCACACGATAAGCATAAAACTATCGACGATACGCCTTACGGCGGCGGTGCAGGTATGATACTAAAACCCGAACCAATTTTCGAGTGCATCGAACGGCTGACGAAGAAGCGAACTTATGACGAAATAATTTATTTAACCGCCGACGGAAAACAGTTCAATCAGATGATTGCGAATGAACTTTCTCTGAAGAAAAATATCATCTTAATCTGCGGTCATTATAAAGGAATCGACGAGAGAGTTCGTGAATCGCTTGTAACCCGCGAACTATCGATCGGCGATTATGTTTTAACAGGCGGCGAATTAGCAGCACTTGTCGTAGTCGATGCAGTTGTGCGGTTAATTCCCGGCATCATCAGCGACAGCGAATCGTTGTTAACCGATTCGTTTCAAGATGGACTTTTAGATGGACCTAATTATACAAGGCCGCCGGAGTACCGGGGTTCAAAAGTACCGGAAGTTTTGCTTTCGGGCGATCACAAAAAAATAGCAGCATGGCGTAACCAGCAACGGTTAAAGCGCACGAAAGAACGCCGCCCTGATTTGTTAAAATAGTAAATATAAACTAAATACTGGATTTTGATATGGACAAAATAAAATTAGTAGAAGCTACTCAAGTTAAAACCAATATCCCTCAATTCAAACCGGGCGATACTATCAACGTTCACGTTCGCGTTATCGAAGGCGAAAAAGAACGCATACAGCAATTCCAAGGAGTAGTATTGGGCCAACGTGGCAGCGGTATGGGCGCCACATTCACGGTACGTAAAGTCTCCGACGGTGTCGGTGTTGAGCGTATTTTCCCGATACACTCACCTCGAATTGCAAAAATCGAAATTATGAAAGAAGGCAGAGTCCGACGCGCAAAATTATACTACCTGCGTCAACTTGCCGCAAAACAAATCAGGCAAAAAACTTCTGCGTGAAAAATTTAGGTATCATCACCGACCTTTATGCTGCACCTCTCTTTCAAAGTTTGAAAGAGAAACCCGAAACGATGAACCTGATAACCGACTCTGAATTGCATATTTCAAAACTGCTGCTCGAGGAAGAACTCGACGCAGCTTTTTTGTCTCCAATCACATTTGCTCGCGACCACGATATTTATTCAATCGTTCCCGATGTTTGCATAGCATCCGAAGGAAATAGTAATGTTGTCTGTTTGTATTTTAAAGAAAGGCTGAAAGAAGTCAAAACAATTGCTACCGATTTGTTGAATGTTTCCGAGATGGTACTTGCAAAACTTGTTTTGACCGAGAAATATTCCACTACACCGACTTTTATTCCCACCAAAGCAAACATCGACGAGATGCTGCTTAAAGCCGATGCCGCACTCATTGTTGGCGATTACAATCTCGAACTCCTCGAGCATAAAAATAAACTCGACCTTGTTGATGAGTGGTCCGATTTAACAGAACTTCCATACATTCACGGACTTTGGATTAGCGAAAAAGAAAAATTATCGAAAGAGGAAATTAATATTCTAAAAGAATCGGCTGAATACGGTTCGGCACATCTCAGCGAAATTGCCTCACATTATCCCCCTCGGAATACAGAAGAAGTTGTTGAGTTTCTTTCCGCTTTTTCATACAAACTCAATGAGAAAGCAAAAAACGGATTAACCGAATTTATACGAATGGCATATTACCACGAAATCATAGAAGATCTGCCTGACCTGAATGCCGAGAGCGATACAACACTCGATTTAGCTAAAAATTAAATTTTCACTTTCCAATTGTAAGAATATAAAGCGGTTCTTCTTCGTTTAATTGTAAAAACTTCTTAACTTTCTCATCATAAAAAGCTCCAATCGGACAAGCACCCAAACCCAAACTCTGAACTTGAAGTAAAATATTTTGTGCAGCGTGTCCAACTTCCATATTAACGTACCGCTCGGCTCTGGCGCCGTATTTTGAGGATGTGCGTTTTACAACTGCCGCTATGATTATGTTTGCAGCGGCTGTTTCAATTTGATCCTGTCCCAATGCTGCATCTGCTAAATCTTTCCGTTTATCACCCGATATAATTTTTGTCAGCGAATGATTCTGCGGCTTGTACCTGTAAATTCCTGATTCAAGTCCGCCTACATTTCCGGCAACAACAAAAATCTCGAGCGGATAAAGTGCCCCCGCAGATGGTGCCGTTCGAAAACCTTTCGGCGAAGTTATCCCTTGTCCAGCCCATAATAGCTGACTTAATTCAGCTACTGAAATTGGTTTATTACTGAACGAACGAATTGTTCGGCGCTTGTTCAGAGTCTCTTCAAGCGAAACCTTCCCGGTAGTTTGCGGTTTTGAGAGTGGAATAACCGATTCAGTATCCATTATTTTATTCATTCCATTTTCGTTAATAAGTAAATAAACCAGTAATAACGATATAATTCCTTTGAACATACCAACCTCCAAATTATTGTGATGGTAATTTAACAATTTTGTACGAATATCAAAACCAAAATTGATATTTCCTAATTTTTCCTTAAATTATACCACAAATGCTTAAACATCTGCATATACAAAATTACGCACTGATTGAAAAACTCGAAATCGATTTTGATCAAGGAATGAATATCATAACCGGCGAGACAGGTGCGGGAAAATCAATCATCATAGATGCGCTAAGTTTAATTTTAGGCGAGCGTGCCGACACCGATGCAATACGTAAAGATGCCGATAAAGCAATCGTTGAAGGAACTTTCGACGTCTCTCAAAACAAAAATATAAAACCAATCTTAAAAGAAAATGAAATAGATTTTTCGGATGAAGTTATACTACGTCGCGAAGTTTCAATCAAAGGAACGAGCCGTTGCTTTGTGAACGACACTCCCGTTTCTTTGGGTATGATGAAAAACATCGGCGACCTGCTCGTTGATTTGCACGGGCAGCACGAGCATCAATCATTGCTGCGAACTGAAACTCATAACGATTTGTTGGATGATTTTGCAGCGCTTTCGTCTCTCGTTGAAGAATTCAAAGCCGCCTACAATCAATTAACAAACGAAGTAAGTAAACTCACCGAATTACAAAATCGGGAAAAATTAATAAATGAGAAAAAAGATTTGTATGAATTTCAATTAAAAGAAATTGATGCAGTAAATCCTACTCCTGACGAAGAGGCACATCTCGAATCTGAATTAAAAATTTT includes:
- the trmD gene encoding tRNA (guanosine(37)-N1)-methyltransferase TrmD → MRIDIVSGLPKILLSPLNNSILKRAKKSKKVQILIHDLRKFAHDKHKTIDDTPYGGGAGMILKPEPIFECIERLTKKRTYDEIIYLTADGKQFNQMIANELSLKKNIILICGHYKGIDERVRESLVTRELSIGDYVLTGGELAALVVVDAVVRLIPGIISDSESLLTDSFQDGLLDGPNYTRPPEYRGSKVPEVLLSGDHKKIAAWRNQQRLKRTKERRPDLLK
- the rimM gene encoding ribosome maturation factor RimM (Essential for efficient processing of 16S rRNA); translated protein: MTLYALGKVGKTYGIRGQFKFKPFIEYRKRLLTLLQVYIGPSEKEAVPYEMSDIRFNRDGVIIRLREITKREQAKTLNNQVLFVDEKDAVHPPEGHYYIHDIVGCTVNYGRKKIGKIIDVHRKREGFSQDIWVVEGEPEIWIPVLPAFIKSVDIKKKKVAVQNADPFLPEK
- the ribE gene encoding 6,7-dimethyl-8-ribityllumazine synthase — translated: MQILSGNLTAKGLKVALVVSRFNDFITKRLLDGAIDCLERHEADNENISVIYCPGAFEIPQTTQQIINSGKYDAVVCVGCVIRGETPHFDYIASEVTKGVAHIGLNSEIPVTLGVLTADNLEQAIERAGTKSGNKGWDAALSAIELANLFKSFIKKRK
- the rplS gene encoding 50S ribosomal protein L19, producing the protein MDKIKLVEATQVKTNIPQFKPGDTINVHVRVIEGEKERIQQFQGVVLGQRGSGMGATFTVRKVSDGVGVERIFPIHSPRIAKIEIMKEGRVRRAKLYYLRQLAAKQIRQKTSA
- the ffh gene encoding signal recognition particle protein encodes the protein MFDDLTLKLESVFKKLRGYGKISESNIADSMREVRRVLLDSDVNYKVVKQFAEDVQKRALGQEVIASINPGQLIIKIIHNELVKLLGETRQDIKYSVMPPTVIMVAGLQGSGKTTFCAKLANHLKKKGNFPMLAAADIYRPAAIDQLLMLGKQIDIPVHYDRNKNAVEIAVDSIDHARKSARDVVIIDTAGRLHIDDQMMKEVETIKSRVNPNEILFVVDSMTGQDAVNTAKAFHDRLNFDGVVLTKLDGDTRGGAALSIRSVVNKPIKFVGVGEKLDALEPFHPDRMASRILGMGDIVTFVEKAQLEYDQEKAQKLEERLRKSQFTLEDFLEQLQEVKKMGPISQVLSMIPGLNKLPADTEIDNKSLVRVEAVIQSMTKAERSNPNVINGTRRRRIATGSGTSVQEVNRVMKQFFEMQKMMKMFSRGKMPKHFRGLKLPTA
- a CDS encoding SagB/ThcOx family dehydrogenase — translated: MFKGIISLLLVYLLINENGMNKIMDTESVIPLSKPQTTGKVSLEETLNKRRTIRSFSNKPISVAELSQLLWAGQGITSPKGFRTAPSAGALYPLEIFVVAGNVGGLESGIYRYKPQNHSLTKIISGDKRKDLADAALGQDQIETAAANIIIAAVVKRTSSKYGARAERYVNMEVGHAAQNILLQVQSLGLGACPIGAFYDEKVKKFLQLNEEEPLYILTIGK
- a CDS encoding glycosyltransferase; amino-acid sequence: MDIGNIVTAVIINYQTPDLTQQAVATFRKFYPDLQLILIDNGSGDESANILTDIRNSQPATTKLVINKTNIHHGPAMHDAINLCSTDLVLFIDSDCEVLRGGFVEAMIELIEQDMQNYAIGKLEILNKRGFLVKPNQTGIRYIRPICMMIRKSLYSILPPFQLHGAPCLANMKIAAVRNFCLIDFDIHKFIFHKGRGTASKFGYGLGIGGKVNYILNKLNL
- the rpsP gene encoding 30S ribosomal protein S16; the encoded protein is MVKIRLARMGKKKQPIYKIVAADSRSPRDGRFLEAVGIYDPRSTPSKVEIKENVLFKWLKRGAQPTETVHSLIKREGFLIKWRLMKKNADDATIAAEMEKFQMVKTEKERHKAERKLRVKAAHKKKAASEVASSSTATP
- a CDS encoding KH domain-containing protein, with translation MKEFIEFIAKNLVDKPEEVSITEELRESKTVFKLKVGESDIGKVIGKQGKTAQAMRTLLSAVSAKEGKRVILEIVD
- a CDS encoding two-component regulator propeller domain-containing protein; this encodes MQFFFLLFLTLSFTISGFGGIGDWKTYTSHKQIRSIFKQNNLIWAATSGGVFNYNFTDSSYKIFTTLDGLKNTDITSIVADKSGSIWIGSSNGYIHNFNPQKSKWVYYNDIYFTNATEKRINNFSVYGDSLFICTPIGVHVLSILKSEFGDSYTKFGLDNQITGKVNSVLIQNDTIWVATNDGVASAWRRHPNLAAPQSWSVYKTPQGLPSNRTSTILLHNGKIFAATSNGLSYLEENIWRPVNSTSGKNIVAAFSSADNLYFITQYELYKFSNDEVTLIENQFPSLLASLIVNDTQIFVGTTNHGVQLLQNSSLKSIIPAGPPTNNLIGLAIDEQNNLWAGTGTSNGQGFVRFDGKIWHHYHEEKYPVLFNPNYYRVDIGYNNTKWVSGWGHGVALLGNDNQIIKVFNTTNGLPPTFVNNPTYVVIAGVATDPDGNAWINVRTGRGDTLLAVYRKDSTFSYIKTPSSSFSFISTGITIDQNRTKWLYTEINGGGLFFYCDSGVVRGTLPNSNWGKITKANGLSSDNISVVDVDNDGEIWAGTTDAGINIIYDARNPLNRIAPYNPLRGQKINDILVDPTNQKWVATPQGVFVLNQDGTTITAQYTFESTNGKLLDNNVQSLVMNRKNGTVYFGTEKGMSALQTAAATPVQTMEQIIISPNPFEIPSSSMVTFDGLVANSSIKILTIDGTLLRELTTPGGRVGIWDGRDSNGELVSTGIYIVVAYNDDGSEVGLGKIVVVKK